The following is a genomic window from Bacteroides sp. AN502(2024).
TGGCTGGTTTGTCTTAAAGTCCCATTGTTCCGCTTTAACGGATATGCCAAGACTTTGGTACTTCTTTTTTCCGTCTTTACAGATACGAATCATTAATGGGCTTTCCCCATTACTAAGAGTTTTGTACTTGTAACACACTACTTTTATAGTTTCACTCATACGATTTCCGGTTTAACTCTTGGTTTAACTTTGGAGTGAAAAACGTAGTATTTATAAAGAAAAAAGCAGCTATCCTATTTAGATAACTGCCTGATTTTTAAGTGATCCGCCTGGGGCTCACCTGTGTCTTGTAATCTCCTGATATTCAGTTTCGGATTTTAATCTTCCAAATAATCTCCACCGATTTCGCAGTGTGATACTTTCTGTGTTTTGCGCACCACTCTTTGGCTTTTGGTTGATGCAAAGGTAATACTATTTTTTGAGTAATGCACTGTTTCTACTCTAAAAATATGTGTATAGTAACGTTTTTTTTCGATTAGTTGTTTGGCATTTCAGGAAAAGGACTTAACTTTGTAATCGAAATCTCTGATGAATATCACATAATTTTCGACTACGACGATGATACAACGTAATCATTATTTGGACGAACTTGTTTCCTTACAGGGGAACGGTATGATTAAAGTCATAACAGGAATGCGCAGATGTGGAAAGTCGTATTTGCTGTTTGATATATTTGTGTCTTATCTTGAAGGACAAGGAATAGCACCTGACCATATCATTAAGGTTGACCTTGAAGACTTTAAGAACAGGGGGCTGCGTAATCCTGATAATTTGTATTCATACGTGGAAAGCCGTATTACGGATGACCGGATGCACTATATTTTATTGGATGAGGTGCAGATGCTTGAACACTTTGAGGATGTGCTGAATGGTTTCCTAAAGATGCGGCATGTGGATGTATATGTTACAGGTAGTAATGCCAAATTTTTATCTAAGGACATCATTACGGAATTTCGGGGGCGCGGATATGAGGTGAAGATGTATCCTTTGTGTTTTCGCGAATATATGTCGGCATACAAAGGTTCGGTTCAAGCCGGATTGAATGAATATATGCTGTATGGTGGATTGCCGCAAATATTGTCATATACAACGGAAGAACAAAAGACAAAGTTCTTAAAAACATTGTTTGACGAGACTTACATCAAGGATATTAAAGACCGCTATGATATACGCAAGGATGATGATTTGGAGGAACTTATCAACATTATGGCTTCTGGTATCGGTGCCTTGACCAATCCCAACAAGCTGGCAAACACTTTCCGCAGCGAAAAGAAGTCTATAATATCATACGATACCATCAAAGATTACATTGATTATCTGTGTGATTCGTTTCTTGTGGAAAAGTCTACCCGTTACGA
Proteins encoded in this region:
- a CDS encoding ATP-binding protein, which codes for MIQRNHYLDELVSLQGNGMIKVITGMRRCGKSYLLFDIFVSYLEGQGIAPDHIIKVDLEDFKNRGLRNPDNLYSYVESRITDDRMHYILLDEVQMLEHFEDVLNGFLKMRHVDVYVTGSNAKFLSKDIITEFRGRGYEVKMYPLCFREYMSAYKGSVQAGLNEYMLYGGLPQILSYTTEEQKTKFLKTLFDETYIKDIKDRYDIRKDDDLEELINIMASGIGALTNPNKLANTFRSEKKSIISYDTIKDYIDYLCDSFLVEKSTRYDIKGKRYVNSPYKYYFMDLGLRNARINFRQYEKSHLMENLIYNEMRVRGFNVDVGTVPTYTKNEEGKPQRANLEVDFVCNLGSRRYYIQSAYRMESEEKIKQERASLLKVEDSFKKIIVLGEECPVTRDEQGITTMSIFDFLLKENSLEL